The DNA window CGTCGTGGAACGGGGTCGGTGAAGAGGACCGGGGAACGAATCGGATCGCGACGCGGCCGGGTCTCAACAGAAAAACAGAGGGAGCCACAGAGACACTGAGACACAGAGGGCATTTCGACGGATGCGCTTCATTGCGGGAAGGCGGGATGAATTCATCGAAGCGCGTCGGAGGCTGTCGGCCCTCTGTGCCTCCGTGTCTCTGTGGCATTCTGTAATGCTCGCAGAGAATCTCGTTAGCGGGGCAAAGCCGTGGGATATCAACAAGGGCATGAAGAAGCCCAACCTCACTGACGCTTTCTTCGCGTTCTCTTCGTGCCTTCGAGCCTTCGTGTTCTCTTCGTTTCGGCAACTGGGCTAGGATTCTTAAAACGCCGCGAGCCGGTTGCGACGCGTTGGCAACGCATCGTTCCGGCTCGCGATCTCCCTGTGATTCGTGGTCGTGTCTCTAAGCGATCAGACTTCGCCTTCGCTGTCCTGCGTCTCTTCGAGCATCTTGCGCAGGTAGCCGTTCTCCCGGCGGGTCGCTTCCAGGTCGAACACCAGATACTTGATGCTCAGCCGGAGGTAATCGAGGCTCTCCTGCAGGCTGCTCACCTGCTGGCGCAGCCGTTCATGACGTTCGCGCGTGTCGGTGGCGACCTTCTGCAGCTTCTGCCGCTCGGCCACGGGCAACGTGCTGATCTCCGTCATGAGTTCCGCCAGCTTGGTTTGAAAATCGTTTTCCGACATGGGCGATCGTGCTCCTGCATGCACGGCGACGCACAGGCGGGTCAGGCCTGAACTTGCGTTGCCGGCGGACTTCCTAGATCAAACGGCGTTCCACATCCGTGTGCCGATGGCGATCCTTCCCCTCGTTTCCAGCCGCGAGCCCTTATGCTTTCGCGAGTTACGTGCTCGCAGTCGATCCTGCTTCCGCCCGGCAACCGAAGTCGTCTGCACCAGGGCCGGTTATGCCGAATGTGGCCTGCGGGCATCGTTCCCCGAAGCCCAAAGCGTTCGACGTTGCCGGATGACCACCGCGTTGCGGCAAGGAAACAGGATTCTCGGACGTAGCCGGCGGTTCTTTGCCGCCTCGCGTCCGTCCACAACCTCTGACCGGCTTCGGGGCGACGTTGCGTTAAGGCAACACCGTGCGAACTGCCGGCCACTCGCGACGGACGGCACCTTAGCGGTTCGTCAAGCGCGGCCACAACGACGACTCACGACGCGATCGGTAAAAAGTTTGGACCGCGCGTCAATTCGCGTAAGATGCTCGGGTTCTTTGGATTCCGGCGGATGAATGGCCGGCGGATTTGGGTGATTTCCTTAAGTGACGTCGGCGAAGCGGGTGATCGAGATGAGCAATAGCAACGACGATTTGGCCAGGGCACTGGCGGGCTTGAGCAGCGGCGAACACCACGAGCCCGAGGAGCACGAGCACTACGAAGACCATGGCCATTACGAAGGCCACCACGAACCCGATGCGGTTCATCATGAGCAGTCGGCGTACGCGCCTGAACCCGCGCCCCCTGCACCAGTTGCGCCGGTCGCACCCGTAGCGCCCCGGCAGGCGCCGCCCACTGCCCCACGACAGACGGCTGCCCCGAGGCAGGCCGCCGCCCCTGCGGCGCAACGGCCTGCGACAGGCGGTGCGCCGCGCCGGCCGCTCCTCGCGCCGCCGCCCCGAAAGCCGCCATCCCTGGTGCTCGTCCCGCGTCGGCGCTCCAGCAGGCGCGGCCGGCAGCGCCCGGCACGCGCCCCGCGGCCCCTGCACAGCAGCGTCCTGCCGCCCCCGGCGCACCTGCCGCTGGCGCGCCCGCGCTTCCGGCCGCACCGCGAGCAGCGGTTCCCGGGGCGCCGGTCCGTCCCGCCGCCCCGGCGGGGCAGGCACAGCGTCCGGTCCGTCCGGTGACGCCGGGCAATGTCCCGCCGATGGCGCCGCAGCGGCCGGGACAGCCACCGGCGACCGCCGCGGCCCGGCCCGCCACACCCGCGCAGGACGCACCGTTCGCGATCAATCGCCCGGCCGCGCCGCCGGTCTCGCGTCCGGCTACGCCTCATGCCGAGATGCCGCCAGCCAATGAAGAGCCTGCCGGACCGGTGGAAGGGGTTGCCGTTCACCTGGACGGCGCGACAGCCGGCTACCAGGGAACCGATCAGGCGGCCTCAGGACTTGAATCTGTCGTGGCGGACGACGCCGACGAAGTGAATGTGCCCCCGGCCCCGATCGAATACCTCGGCCATACCCATCATGTGCAGCCGACGAACGGCCCGGCGTTCGTGCCCAAGTATCAGGCGATGAGCTACAAGCAGACGCTCATCCCCATCCTGCTGACCACGGGCCTGTGCCTGGCGGCGCTGGGGGCCTGCCGCTTCGTTCTGCCGCGCGACACCCCGCTGGGGAATCTTCCCATCTTCATTCCGATCATTCTGTTTGTCGCCGCGGCCGCGGCGTTGGCGTTCGGCGTGCTGTCGATGCTGCAGGTGAAGAACGCGCTCGACCAGCAGGCACTGGCCAAGGCGGCCGCCGCTCAGGCCGCCGGGGGATGAGCTTTAAGCCAGAGATGTGCGTGTTCTGAGCATGTAACTGGCCGTCTGGATGGGACGGGTAATCGATGGCGTGGCGAACCCCCGTAGGGTCCGCCTTGGCGGACGCGGTGGGTTGGCGCGATCGCGTGCTCGCGTCCGCCAAGGCGGACCCTACGAACCGAATCCCGCACAGTCCGTCAGGCCTTTTCGGAATCCCCAACCAGTGCCGCCGGCATCGGACGACCGGCGCTCTCGAGAGCCTCTGCGAGGCTGCCCCGTACTTCGAAGAGCCCGTCGAGCTTGGCGCGGTGGAAGGCGTCCATCACCTTCGCTGGGGCACCGAACTCGAACATCCGACCGTCCCTCCGCCTGATCGTATTGCGCAGATTCACAAACAACGCCATCCCGAGACTGGAAACAAATGTCACCTCGCGCATGTCCAGGATAATCACGCTGGGCCGGGTGACGGTGATCTTCGTGAACTCGTAGTCCAGGTTGGAGACGGCCAGACCCACTTCGCCACCGAGCTTGACCACCACCAGGCCATTGTCTTCCACGACTTCAATCTTCAACGGCGTATTCATACTGACTCCTGAACTAACGTCGGGCATCGCTTCCAGGACGGAAGCCCCGTATGTTTGCAGCAGATTGTCATTGGAACAATATGCCTAATCAATCCTTAAGATGCGGATTGTCGGACTCGACGATGCCGCGCCGGTCGCGATGTCTGCCCTGTTGAAGTAACTCGCCGATAGAAGCGATGACAACGCGTGAGAATTGACCCGGGAATGGGCCGCCGACTGGCTCGTCCTCGGCACCCAGCCCATCGGAAACATGAGCTTCAGTTACCCCGTCATGCTCGACCTGACGCAACGCCATGTCGCCGTTTTCGGCGGTGGGGCGGTTGCTGTGCGAAAAGTGCGGGCGCTGCGTCACGCCGGGGTCGCATCGATCGTCGTCGTATCCCCGGATTTCCACCCCGACCTGCCCGCCGAAGTCCGCCGGCTTACAGACATCTATCGCCCCAGCCATCTGGAAGGCATCGATCTGGCGCTGGCGGTGACAAACTCCACTGCCGTCAACGACCAGATCGTCCGTGACTGCCTCGATCGGCGCATCTGGGTGAACCGGGCCGATACCTCGGCCGATCTTCCCGGCGACTTTGTGACGCCCGCCCAACTTCAGAAAGGGCCGGTCATCGTCACCGTATCGGCCGGCAGCGCGTCGCTGACGGCGTCGATCCGTGACGGGCTGGCTGACCGATGGGACGATCGGTGGACGGTACTGGCCGAGACGATGCAGAAACTACGGCCGCTGGTCGTCGCGTCGGCACACCTGCCGCCGGAGCGAAGATCCGAAATCCTGCGACGGCTGGCGGGCGACGAAGCGCTGGAGCGGCTGACCCGCGACGGGGTCGAGGGGTTCAAGACTTGGGCCCGCGAACTGATCGGTGCCGTGAGCTGATCGGCCGCCCGCATCCGGCCAACCCGTCCACTGACTAACGCAGGTAAATCGGACTAACGCAGGTTAAACCGGAACGGCACCACCAGGGTCGATCGCACGGCGACGCCATCTTCGGTCGCCGGGCGGAACAGGTGGCCCCGCAGCGATGTAGCCGCGGCCTCGGCCAGGCGGGGGAAGCCGGCATCGGAAACCACCTGGATTTGCCCGACAGAACCGTCGGCGAGGATCTCCACGAGCAGTTTCACTTCCCCTCTTTCGCCCCGACGACGGGACATTTCCGGGTAAACCGGAGTCGGCAGGTGGTCGCCGTCACGAACGCCGGCGGGAATGCCGGGCTTTCCGGTGGCGGCCGAACCGCCGGCGCCGGTCGCC is part of the Humisphaera borealis genome and encodes:
- a CDS encoding STAS domain-containing protein, whose product is MNTPLKIEVVEDNGLVVVKLGGEVGLAVSNLDYEFTKITVTRPSVIILDMREVTFVSSLGMALFVNLRNTIRRRDGRMFEFGAPAKVMDAFHRAKLDGLFEVRGSLAEALESAGRPMPAALVGDSEKA
- a CDS encoding precorrin-2 dehydrogenase/sirohydrochlorin ferrochelatase family protein → MTREWAADWLVLGTQPIGNMSFSYPVMLDLTQRHVAVFGGGAVAVRKVRALRHAGVASIVVVSPDFHPDLPAEVRRLTDIYRPSHLEGIDLALAVTNSTAVNDQIVRDCLDRRIWVNRADTSADLPGDFVTPAQLQKGPVIVTVSAGSASLTASIRDGLADRWDDRWTVLAETMQKLRPLVVASAHLPPERRSEILRRLAGDEALERLTRDGVEGFKTWARELIGAVS